The Girardinichthys multiradiatus isolate DD_20200921_A chromosome 6, DD_fGirMul_XY1, whole genome shotgun sequence genome window below encodes:
- the LOC124870339 gene encoding E3 ubiquitin-protein ligase TRIM21-like codes for MSSGSSLRSEDQFLCSICLDVFTDPVTTPCGHNFCQTCITQNWDVNVHYKCPLCKEHFTTRPQLRVNTFIKEMVPKFRHEAQQEAISSSISEQQAAKPGEVLCDVCTGTKLKALKSCLVCLISYCQTHLEPHLTASRLKKHQLMEPVENLEDRMCLQHDKPLEVFCRTDQKCVCSLCSVLDHKNHELVPLREESKGKKAELRKTEAEVQQMIQNRQEKIQEIKQLVKISKDAADREKAEGVQIFTALKESAERCLKELIKEIEDKQKTAEKQAEDFIKDLEQEISKLMKRSSVVKQLSRSEDHFHLLQSFTSLKAAPPTKNWTEVRVRPPSYEGTVVRAAAQLEKKIKKKMKKLLKAEMKRVQQFAVDVTLDPDTAHPDLILSDDGKQVHCGNRRKDLPDNPERFSYCVDVLGRQSFSSGRFYFEVQVEGKTGWDLGVARESITRKGTIPLSPQDGFWTVVLRNGNEYKACAGPSVHLHLHTGPEKVGVFVDYEEGLVSFYDVEAAALIYSFTGYCFTEKIYPFFSPCNNNGGTNSAPLIICPVNQADRCSDEAP; via the coding sequence ATGTCTTCTGGCAGCAGCCTGAGGTCTGAAGATCAGTTTCTGTGCTCCATCTGTCTGGATGTCTTCACTGATCCAGTCACCACACCATGTGGACACAACTTCTGCCAGACCTGCATCACTCAGAACTGGGATGTTAATGTTCACTACAAGTGTCCCCTGTGCAAAGAACATTTCACTACTAGACCTCAGCTGAGAGTCAACACCTTCATCAAAGAGATGGTTCCTAAGTTCAGACATGAAGCTCAGCAGGAAGCCATCAGCAGCAGCATCTCAGAGCAACAAGCTGCCAAACCAGGAGAAGTTCTCTGTGACGTCTGCACTGGAACCAAGCTGAAGGCCCTGAAGTCCTGCCTGGTGTGTCTGATCTCCTACTGTCAGACTCACCTGGAGCCTCATCTAACAGCTTCACGTCTGAAGAAACATCAGCTGATGGAGCCTGTGGAGAACCTGGAGGACAGGATGTGTCTGCAGCACGATAAACCTCTGGAGGTATTCTGTAGGACCGACCAGAAATGTGTCTGCTCACTCTGTTCTGTTTTAGACCACAAGAACCATGAGTTGGTTCCTCTGAGAGAAGAATCTAAAGGAAAGAAGGCAGAGCTGAGGAAGACAGAGGCTGAAGTTCAGCAGATGATCCAGAACAGACAAGAGAAGATTCAGGAGATCAAACAGTTGGTGAAGATCAGTAAAGATGctgcagacagagagaaagCCGAAGGTGTTCAGATCTTCACTGCTCTGAAGGAGTCTGCTGAGAGATGCCTGAAGGAGCTCATAAAGGAGATtgaagacaaacagaaaactgCAGAGAAACAGGCTGAAGACTTCATCAAAGATCTGGAGCAGGAGATCTCTAAGCTGATGAAGAGGAGCTCTGTGGTGAAGCAGCTCTCACGGTCTGAAGACCATTTCCACCTTCTCCAAAGCTTCACCTCACTGAAAGCTGCTCCACCAACCAAGAACTGGACAGAGGTCAGAGTCCGTCCACCATCATATGAGGGGACTGTGGTGAGAGCTGCTGCTCAGCTGGAGAAGAAGAtcaagaagaagatgaagaagctgTTGAAGGCTGAGATGAAGAGGGTCCAGCAGTTTGCAGTAGATGTGACTCTGGATCCTGATACAGCTCATCCTGACCTCATCCTGTCTGATGATGGAAAACAGGTTCACTGTGGGAATAGAAGAAAGGATCTTCCAGACAACCCAGAGAGATTCTCTTACTGTGTGGATGTTTTAGGACGTCAGAGTTTCTCTTCAGGCAGATTTTACTTTGAGGTTCAGGTTGAAGGAAAGACTGGCTGGGATTTAGGAGTGGCCAGAGAGTCCATCACCAGGAAGGGAACAATCCCACTGAGTCCTCAGGATGGTTTCTGGACTGTTGTGTTGAGAAATGGAAATGAGTACAAAGCTTGTGCTGGACCTTCAGTCCATCTCCATCTCCACACTGGTCCTGAGAAGGTGGGGGTGTTTGTGGATTATGAGGAGGGTCTGGTCTCCTTCTATGATGTAGAAGCTGCAGCTCTGATCTACTCCTTTACTGGCTACTGCTTCACTGAGAAGATCTACCCATTCTTCAGTCCCTGTAATAATAATGGAGGTACCAACTCTGCTCCTCTGATCATCTGTCCTGTTAACCAGGCTGATCGTTGCTCTGATGaagctccatga